One window from the genome of Diospyros lotus cultivar Yz01 chromosome 11, ASM1463336v1, whole genome shotgun sequence encodes:
- the LOC127813081 gene encoding uncharacterized protein At1g32220, chloroplastic-like, with product MRGVLFDSGEIMSRLIYSRVDLSRLCTRAAAKNGRFLSTDSCTKVDEPFKVEEGETISSTPPPTEQLLVLGGNGFVGSHVCKEALERGFSVASLSRSGRPSINGPWVNNVVWHQGNLFSDDSWKEAFSGVTSVVSCVGGFGSNSYMYKINGTANINAIRAAADKGVKRFVYISAADFGWLNYLLQGYYEGKRAAETELQTKFPYGGVILRPGFIYGTRRVGSMNLPLGVIGSPLEMVLQHAKPLNKVPVVGPLFTPPVNVTAVAKVAVRAATDPVFPPGIVDVHGILRYSQQQSKF from the exons TACAAGGGCTGCAGCCAAAAATGGGAGATTTCTGTCGACAGATTCTTGTACTAAGGTTGATGAACCCTTCAAGGTTGAGGAAGGCGAAACTATAAGTTCAACTCCACCTCCAACAGAGCAG TTACTTGTGTTGGGTGGTAACGGATTTGTTGGTTCACATGTTTGCAAAGAAGCATTAGAACGGGGTTTTTCTGTTGCGAGCCTTAGCAG GTCTGGTAGGCCATCTATCAATGGACCATGGGTCAACAATGTGGTCTGGCATCAAG GAAACTTGTTTTCAGATGATTCATGGAAGGAAGCATTTTCTGGAGTTACTTCTGTT GTTTCCTGTGTTGGTGGTTTTGGCTCCAATTCGTATATGTACAAGATCAATGGAACTGCAAATATCAATGCAATTAGAGCCGCTGCAGATAAAG GAGTGAAAAGATTTGTCTATATTTCTGCTGCTGACTTTGGCTGGTTAAATTACTTGCTACAAGGATATTATGAAGGAAAG AGAGCAGCTGAAACAGAGTTACAAACCAAATTTCCTTATGGAG GTGTAATTCTCAGACctggatttatttatggaacTCGCCGTGTTGGGAGCATGAATTTACCACTTGGCGTCATAGGTTCTCCACTAGAAATG GTTCTTCAACATGCCAAACCACTGAATAAGGTTCCTGTTGTTGGTCCCCTGTTCACACCACCCGTCAATGTTACTGCAGTTGCAAAGGTTGCTGTTAGAGCTGCAACCGATCCTGTTTTTCCTCCTGGCATTGTAGATGTGCATGGAATCTTACGTTACAGCCAGCAGCAGAGTAAATTCTGA
- the LOC127813079 gene encoding glutamate receptor 2.7-like yields MVSKMRAMRFPLVFPLFFLLVCLPPSCRCWFSAAAESAAVPVNVGVVLDMDDAVGEMGLSCISMALSDFYSSRSHYKTRLQLNVRDSKDSVVGAAAASLDLLKNVQVQAIIGPVTSVQSTFVINLGNEAHVPIISFSATSPSLSSIPGDYFIRATLDDTAQLGAVVDLIRAFQWSQVVIISMDNEYGKGVILAMTNALEEKAIHVLLQSRIHPLARDEQIVSELKRLKEMKNRVFIVHMFPDLASRLFVKAEEIGMMSEGYVWIITDGIANSLNLIDQRVINSMQGVLGVRPHVPSIKRLEDFISRWKQHYRGEKFVDSDINIFGFWAYDAATALAMAVEKVGPVDLAFQKPDLSLNSTDLETIGISQRGKDLCEALSSVRFRGLSGDFHLVNGQLSNQSSAFEYVNVIGTGQRERTIGFWTQESGITRKLEGNHSTSKANFRAIIWPGDTVEDPQDLVPINHGNALRIAVPVKDGVSDFVRVANPNTNRAIHSGFSIMVFEAALAELPYNVSFDYVDVPFKKPDGKSAGGMDALLNGIVNGNYDAAVADITITVNRSLYVEFTLPYTESGIKMIVPFKDKKYKNAWVFLKPLTWDLWVASVCFFVFIGFVIWILEHQINEDFNGPSLRQVGTSFWFSFSAMTIAHKEKVVSNLARFVVMVWCFVVLILTQSYTASLTSMLTVQQLEPTVSHYRDLILHNKTVGYPKGSFVRERLKRMNFSDSQLRMYKSMEDLFTAFQNRSIDAAFDEIPYLKLFVERHCSKYTMVGSTLKTAGFGFAFPKGSRLASDVSTAIMKLMEEGKMMEIELASWPKLKDCPDSMVSSSSLTFGSFWGLFAIVGVASSFALLIFVAMLMYEHRGFFLSLEMGALWRKESEHDEEEEGGNGTDPRPEESPASIQLASSPNTFGPPPPSRTSVSEEEEYHPATEGSGNQDEATMISRRLSY; encoded by the exons ATGGTTTCAAAGATGAGGGCAATGCGTTTCCCACTTGTTTTCCCTCTATTTTTCTTGCTTGTGTGTCTCCCTCCGAGTTGCCGGTGCTGGTTCTCGGCGGCGGCGGAGAGCGCGGCAGTTCCGGTGAACGTCGGAGTGGTTCTTGATATGGATGATGCGGTGGGCGAGATGGGTTTGAGCTGCATCTCCATGGCTCTCTCTGATTTCTATTCCTCTCGTAGCCATTACAAAACCAGGCTGCAACTCAACGTCAGAGATTCCAAGGATAGCGTCGTTGGCGCAGCTGCAGCAA GCCTGGACCTTCTGAAAAATGTACAAGTTCAAGCCATCATTGGGCCAGTGACATCCGTGCAATCAACATTCGTAATAAATCTAGGAAACGAAGCTCATGTCCCCATTATTTCATTTTCTGCAACAAGCCCTTCCCTTTCTTCCATTCCTGGTGACTACTTTATCCGAGCCACTCTGGATGACACTGCACAATTAGGAGCCGTAGTCGATCTGATCCGGGCCTTTCAATGGAGCCAAGTTGTGATCATTTCCATGGATAATGAGTATGGAAAAGGCGTTATCCTGGCGATGACCAATGCCTTGGAAGAGAAGGCCATTCATGTTCTCCTTCAAAGCAGAATCCACCCGCTTGCTAGAGATGAACAAATTGTTTCAGAGCTTAAGAGGTTGAAGGAGATGAAGAATAGGGTTTTTATAGTGCATATGTTTCCTGATCTTGCCTCTCGGCTATTTGTTAAGGCAGAAGAGATCGGCATGATGAGCGAGGGATACGTTTGGATCATAACCGATGGCATAGCCAATTCCTTGAATTTGATTGATCAACGGGTCATTAACTCAATGCAAGGGGTGCTTGGTGTAAGGCCACATGTCCCAAGCATCAAAAGGCTTGAAGATTTCATTAGTCGTTGGAAGCAACACTACCGAGGGGAGAAATTTGTGGACTCTGATATAAACATCTTTGGTTTTTGGGCTTATGACGCTGCCACTGCACTGGCAATGGCAGTTGAGAAAGTCGGGCCGGTGGACTTGGCTTTCCAAAAACCCGACCTCAGTTTAAATTCAACTGACCTCGAAACTATTGGAATCTCTCAAAGGGGTAAGGATCTTTGCGAAGCTCTATCCAGTGTTAGATTCAGAGGCCTAAGTGGAGATTTCCATCTTGTCAACGGGCAACTGAGTAATCAATCGTCTGCTTTTGAGTATGTAAATGTGATTGGAACTGGCCAAAGGGAGAGAACAATTGGATTTTGGACACAGGAGAGTGGAATTACAAGGAAACTGGAGGGGAATCACTCTACATCCAAGGCCAATTTTAGAGCAATTATATGGCCAGGTGATACCGTGGAAGATCCGCAAGATCTAGTGCCTATAAACCATGGTAATGCGCTGAGAATTGCAGTCCCCGTGAAGGATGGTGTCAGTGACTTTGTAAGGGTGGCCAACCCAAACACTAACAGAGCTATTCACTCCGGGTTCAGCATTATGGTCTTTGAAGCTGCATTGGCAGAATTGCCTTATAATGTTTCTTTTGATTATGTGGATGTGCCCTTTAAAAAGCCTGATGGAAAGAGTGCTGGTGGTATGGATGCCTTGTTGAATGGAATTGTTAATGGG AATTATGATGCTGCCGTTGCAGATATTACGATTACAGTGAACAGGTCCCTTTATGTGGAATTTACACTGCCCTACACTGAATCCGGGATAAAAATGATTGTGCCTTTCAAAGACAAGAAGTACAAGAACGCATGGGTGTTCTTGAAGCCACTGACTTGGGACCTCTGGGTTGCAAGCGTTTGTTTCTTCGTCTTCATTGGGTTTGTGATTTGGATTCTTGAACATCAAATCAATGAAGATTTCAACGGCCCTAGCCTCCGTCAAGTCGGCACCAGCTTCTGGTTCTCCTTCTCCGCAATGACGATTGCTCACA AAGAGAAAGTGGTTAGTAACTTGGCTAGGTTTGTGGTGATGGTGTGGTGCTTTGTGGTGCTGATTCTGACCCAAAGCTACACAGCCAGCTTGACATCCATGCTTACAGTTCAGCAGCTCGAGCCTACTGTCTCCCACTATCGAGACCtcatactccacaacaaaactGTGGGCTACCCAAAAGGCTCATTCGTTAGGGAGCGCTTGAAACGGATGAACTTCAGTGATTCTCAGCTTCGGATGTACAAGTCCATGGAAGACTTGTTTACTGCTTTTCAAAACCGTAGTATTGACGCTGCTTTTGATGAAATCCCTTACCTCAAACTGTTTGTCGAAAGGCACTGCTCTAAGTACACCATGGTTGGCTCAACTTTGAAGACCGCCGGCTTTGGCTTc GCATTCCCAAAAGGGTCCCGTTTGGCGTCTGATGTATCAACAGCAATCATGAAGCTCATGGAAGAAGGGAAAATGATGGAGATCGAATTAGCATCATGGCCGAAGCTAAAAGACTGCCCAGACTCGATGGTGTCTTCCAGCAGCCTAACATTTGGTAGCTTTTGGGGGCTCTTCGCCATAGTAGGAGTGGCATCTTCGTTTGCTCTCCTTATATTTGTGGCAATGCTAATGTACGAGCATAGGGGCTTCTTCCTAAGCTTGGAAATGGGAGCTTTGTGGAGGAAGGAGAGCGAgcatgatgaagaagaagaaggaggaaatGGCACTGATCCTCGACCGGAGGAATCTCCGGCTAGCATTCAGCTGGCGTCGTCGCCAAATACTTTTGGGCCTCCGCCGCCCAGCCGAACAAGTGTTTCAGAAGAGGAAGAATACCACCCAGCTACTGAAGGGAGTGGTAATCAAGATGAAGCCACAATGATAAGTCGTCGACTATCGTACTAA